CCCACCGCGTCGGGTGGACGGCGGGTTCAGTCACAGCGTGCCGTCATTCCGCCGTCGACGACGATCTCCGTGCCGGTGACGAACCGGGCCTCGTCGCAGGCGAGGAAGAGCGCCGCATAGGCCGTGTCGCGGCCGTCGCCCATGAAGCCGAGCGGAATCCGGGCCTGCCGCTGGGCCAGCAGTCTCGCCACGTCGCCACCCGCGCGCTGGCCGGCGAGCCGGGCCTCGACCATCGGGGTGTGCAACTGCCCCGGCACGACGGTGTTGACCCGGATGCCGTCCGGCGCGTACTCCACGGCGCTGACCCGGGACAGCTGGATCACCGCGGCCTTGGCGGCCGCGTAGCCCACCTGGGCGGCGCCGGTCCAGCGCAGTCCGGACGCCGAGGCGGTGTTGACGATGGAGCCTCCGCCGCCGCGCCGCATGATCGGCACGACGTACTTGCAGGCCAGGAAGGCACTGGTGAGATTGGTGCGCAGCTGGCTGTCCCAGTCCTCCAGACCGAGGTCGACCGCGCCTCCGGGCCGGGAGCCGCCGACATTGTTGACGAGGACGTCGATCCGCCCCGCGAGGCTCTCGCACCGAGCGAAGTAGTCCCGGACGGCGGCCGGTTCG
The sequence above is a segment of the Streptomyces asoensis genome. Coding sequences within it:
- a CDS encoding SDR family NAD(P)-dependent oxidoreductase is translated as MTQDVPDRRLGRLAGRIAVIGGAGSVGPGWGNGRATAVVFAREGATVHLADRDEEALEVTARQIRDEGGSAHTAVLDVTEPAAVRDYFARCESLAGRIDVLVNNVGGSRPGGAVDLGLEDWDSQLRTNLTSAFLACKYVVPIMRRGGGGSIVNTASASGLRWTGAAQVGYAAAKAAVIQLSRVSAVEYAPDGIRVNTVVPGQLHTPMVEARLAGQRAGGDVARLLAQRQARIPLGFMGDGRDTAYAALFLACDEARFVTGTEIVVDGGMTARCD